One region of Sulfuriroseicoccus oceanibius genomic DNA includes:
- a CDS encoding discoidin domain-containing protein yields MKEFGRKALLYVGVGSAWVLGPVDAAIIDASNGNGGFVSETSSFNGSLEGWTAERGVWVDSGNSGLSTDPFGADNTSNSRFVQIHNNSGETLTSSRTFTVAQSDTIELSFDYKTGGSGDDTTLTVSLWDTQANTTYATLGSISTSSSQASFIQVNYSLSAPSANTNLQLRFSLSAGGKDVHIDRVHLVGGEITPPPPPAVIDYDTVQYLDPSDSEAVRIEKAAKLLPSPRQVDWQRLETTYFIHFGPNTFNEVEWGDGRESVDDFNPTAYDASQWVNVIKNAGGTMLMLVVKHHEGFCLFPSRYTDHDLESSAWQSGTGNVVRDVADACAAAGIKFGVYLSPADLYQIESATNYTTGSGYYGHGSATRLSTIPTNPATFGSDPTQGRTPPAGFESYEYQADDYNRYFLNQLYELLTEYGDIAEVWFDGATPKNGPQPQAYNRHDWYDLIRKLQPGANIAVKGPDVRWVGNEHGHSRETEWSPIPIPQHPDVYTWGDATATDLGSRARLTGGNYLTWWPAEADVPILSGWFHTPSRGVKSANTLIDIYYKSVGRNSNLLLNLSPDKRGLIPENQITPLMEAMTIVQQTFSNNLALDGTVTADSELAESPASRMIDGDLDSYWESEAGNSTPTVTLTMPEVRTFDRVVLQEAIAQRGMRVETFAIDAWINGAWVQQATSTCVGHKRILQIPEVTTDRVRIRITQSRTEPTLANVGLYQSAELLDSPQIAERDAAGRVVITAAAGDTIHYTIDGTTPTMASPTYSGAVDLPLGGTVRAIAVNGNSVSFETIKTFSGYSPTGWTVISVSSEEGAEPGSYAIDDDPSTNWHTDYAAAAAHPHHLTVDMGSVRWIGGFSYLPRGTGANGIAKNYVFEVSTDNSEWTTVATGEFLNIKNNPVLQQVPFDAIEARYFRFTASDEVNNANWTSAAEINVLPGGFDGFRQQHGLQTSAPTSDSDNDGQDLLAEYYFGNSPVTKEQMPVPIVAAPVAGGVALEVVRDSSAVGVTPRFEMTETLDGWEPVTPSSVSSTELGGGKTRDVYSFPVSGLRRFFRVLVQP; encoded by the coding sequence ATGAAAGAATTTGGACGGAAGGCGCTCCTCTATGTTGGAGTCGGTAGCGCATGGGTTTTGGGGCCGGTGGATGCGGCGATCATTGATGCCTCGAATGGGAACGGTGGGTTTGTCAGTGAGACATCGTCATTCAATGGTTCGCTGGAGGGATGGACCGCGGAGAGAGGTGTGTGGGTGGATTCCGGCAACAGTGGATTAAGTACGGATCCTTTTGGTGCTGACAACACCTCCAACTCGCGCTTCGTTCAGATTCATAACAATAGCGGCGAAACTCTGACCTCCTCCCGCACGTTCACGGTGGCGCAGTCCGATACGATCGAGCTAAGCTTTGACTATAAAACCGGTGGCAGTGGTGATGATACCACACTGACGGTCTCGCTTTGGGATACCCAGGCGAATACCACCTACGCGACCCTGGGCTCGATCAGCACCAGCTCGTCCCAGGCATCGTTCATCCAGGTGAACTATTCGCTGAGTGCGCCATCGGCCAACACCAACCTGCAGTTGCGCTTCAGCTTGAGTGCCGGCGGCAAGGATGTGCATATCGATCGCGTGCACTTGGTGGGTGGTGAGATTACTCCACCACCACCACCGGCGGTGATCGACTACGATACGGTGCAGTATCTGGATCCATCGGATAGTGAAGCGGTGCGGATTGAGAAGGCTGCGAAGTTGTTGCCGTCGCCTCGCCAAGTGGATTGGCAGCGGTTGGAAACGACGTATTTCATCCACTTCGGGCCGAATACCTTCAACGAAGTGGAGTGGGGCGACGGCCGCGAGTCGGTGGATGATTTCAACCCGACCGCTTACGACGCGTCACAGTGGGTGAATGTGATCAAGAATGCCGGCGGCACCATGTTGATGCTGGTGGTCAAGCACCACGAGGGTTTTTGTTTGTTCCCTAGCCGCTACACGGATCACGATTTGGAATCGAGTGCGTGGCAGAGTGGCACGGGCAACGTGGTGCGCGATGTGGCGGATGCGTGTGCGGCAGCCGGGATCAAGTTCGGGGTGTATCTGTCGCCGGCGGATTTGTATCAAATTGAATCCGCGACCAACTACACAACGGGCTCGGGTTACTATGGACATGGTAGCGCCACCCGGTTGTCGACCATTCCGACCAATCCGGCGACCTTTGGCAGCGATCCGACCCAGGGACGGACGCCACCCGCCGGCTTTGAGTCTTATGAATACCAAGCGGACGACTATAATCGTTACTTCCTCAACCAGCTTTATGAATTGCTGACGGAGTACGGGGATATCGCTGAAGTTTGGTTTGATGGAGCGACACCAAAGAACGGGCCGCAGCCACAGGCGTATAACCGCCACGATTGGTATGATCTGATTCGCAAACTCCAGCCGGGCGCAAACATTGCGGTGAAGGGGCCGGATGTGCGGTGGGTTGGTAACGAACATGGTCACTCGCGCGAAACCGAGTGGAGTCCCATTCCGATCCCCCAGCATCCCGATGTTTATACATGGGGGGATGCCACTGCGACCGACCTGGGGAGCCGTGCTCGGTTAACTGGTGGGAACTACCTGACCTGGTGGCCGGCGGAAGCGGATGTGCCAATTCTCAGTGGATGGTTCCACACACCAAGCCGCGGTGTGAAGTCGGCGAATACACTGATTGATATCTATTACAAGTCGGTTGGACGGAACTCGAATTTGTTGCTCAACTTGTCTCCAGACAAGCGCGGCCTGATCCCGGAGAACCAAATCACTCCGCTGATGGAGGCGATGACCATTGTACAACAAACCTTCTCTAATAATCTGGCCTTGGACGGCACGGTGACGGCGGATTCGGAGTTGGCCGAAAGCCCGGCCAGCCGCATGATTGATGGGGACTTGGATAGTTATTGGGAGTCGGAAGCAGGCAACAGCACGCCAACCGTGACGCTGACAATGCCTGAGGTGAGAACCTTCGACCGCGTTGTGTTGCAGGAAGCCATCGCCCAGCGGGGGATGCGTGTTGAAACGTTCGCAATCGATGCGTGGATCAATGGCGCCTGGGTGCAGCAGGCCACGAGTACTTGTGTCGGGCACAAACGGATTTTGCAGATCCCTGAAGTGACCACAGACCGGGTACGCATTCGTATTACCCAGTCGCGCACAGAGCCGACTCTGGCGAATGTCGGGTTGTACCAGTCTGCCGAGCTTCTGGATTCACCTCAGATTGCCGAGCGGGACGCTGCCGGAAGAGTGGTGATCACCGCCGCGGCCGGTGACACGATTCATTACACGATCGACGGGACGACTCCGACCATGGCATCACCGACCTACAGCGGTGCGGTGGACTTGCCACTTGGGGGCACGGTGCGGGCCATCGCGGTGAATGGAAACTCGGTGAGCTTCGAAACTATCAAGACTTTCTCGGGCTATTCGCCGACAGGATGGACGGTGATTTCGGTTAGTAGTGAGGAGGGGGCTGAGCCTGGAAGTTATGCGATCGATGATGATCCATCGACCAACTGGCACACGGATTACGCTGCGGCGGCTGCGCATCCGCACCACCTGACGGTGGACATGGGAAGTGTCCGCTGGATTGGTGGGTTTTCCTACCTTCCTCGGGGTACTGGAGCCAACGGAATCGCGAAGAACTATGTGTTTGAAGTGAGTACGGACAACTCGGAGTGGACGACGGTGGCTACAGGCGAGTTCTTGAATATCAAAAACAACCCAGTGCTGCAGCAGGTGCCATTCGATGCGATCGAAGCGCGTTACTTCCGCTTCACCGCGAGCGATGAAGTGAATAATGCCAACTGGACCTCTGCTGCGGAGATTAATGTCCTGCCCGGTGGGTTTGATGGGTTCCGTCAGCAGCACGGACTCCAAACATCGGCGCCGACATCTGATTCGGATAACGACGGACAAGACTTGCTTGCCGAGTACTACTTTGGCAACAGCCCGGTGACGAAGGAGCAGATGCCGGTACCGATTGTGGCGGCTCCCGTTGCAGGCGGTGTGGCATTGGAAGTG